A segment of the Mycobacterium intracellulare ATCC 13950 genome:
AGGTAGTCGCCGGCGATCTCGCCCTCGGCGACCAACCGCTCCTCCAGGTCGTCGCCCTCCTCGGCGTCACCCTGGACGGTGTCCTCGGCCGCCGCTTGGGTCTCGAGGTCCGTGTCCACGTCGCGCTCGGTGGTGTCGGCGTCTGTCATGTCTTTCTCTCCCTCATCCATGGGTCTGAGCCCGGTTGGGGCCGCCCTGCCCAGGGTCGCCCCGGTAGCTTGTCCGCCGTATCAGCGTTTGCGTTTCTTCGGTCGCGCGCCCGGCCGCGGGGTGCGATTGCTCGGAGTGTCGGTGGCTTCGGGCGCCTGCCCGTCGGCGTCATCGGACTCCGCCTCCGCCGAACCGGACCCCTCGGTATCCCCACCGGCCTTCGCCGAACCGTTCCCGCCCGGCGCTGCCGCCTTCGGTGTGCGCTTCGGCTTCGCTCCGGGAGCCGGCGCGTTGGCCGCCCGGCGCGCGATCGCTTCCTGCTTCTTGGCTTCGTCTTCTTTTTCGATCATCCCGAAGACGTAGTGCTGCTGCCCGAAGGTCCAGATGTTGTTGGCGAACCAGTACAGGATGATCGCCAGCGGAAGGAACGGCCCACCGACCACCACGCCGAGCGGAAACACATACAGCGCAAGCTTGTTCATCATCGCGGTCTGCGGGTTGGCCGCCGCCTCCGGGCTCTGCCTCGCCACCGACGCCCGACTGTTGAAGTACGTCGCCACCCCGGCCAGGATCATCACCGGCAGCCCCACGGCGATCACGGCCGGCCGGCTGAAAACGGTGAACGCGTCCAGGCCCGTGCGCTGCGTCATGAACGCGCCGATCGGTGCGCCGAACAAGTTGGCGTCCAGGAAATGCGCGACGTCCGTCGGGGTGAAGACGTAGTTTCCGGTGAGCCGGTTCTCGGCCACCGACAGGTGCGGCTGCCCGAACCCACCGGTGGTTCGGTTGAACGAGCGCAACACGTGATACAGACCGATGAACACCGGGATCTGCGCCAGCATTGGCAGGCAGCCGAGA
Coding sequences within it:
- the yidC gene encoding membrane protein insertase YidC, coding for MSLLSFDVFSLDFVYYPVSWIMWVWYKLFASMLGPSNFFAWALSVMFLVFSLRALLYKPFVRQIRTTRQMQELQPQIKALQKKYGKDRQRMALEMQKLQREHGFNPILGCLPMLAQIPVFIGLYHVLRSFNRTTGGFGQPHLSVAENRLTGNYVFTPTDVAHFLDANLFGAPIGAFMTQRTGLDAFTVFSRPAVIAVGLPVMILAGVATYFNSRASVARQSPEAAANPQTAMMNKLALYVFPLGVVVGGPFLPLAIILYWFANNIWTFGQQHYVFGMIEKEDEAKKQEAIARRAANAPAPGAKPKRTPKAAAPGGNGSAKAGGDTEGSGSAEAESDDADGQAPEATDTPSNRTPRPGARPKKRKR